In Nicotiana tabacum cultivar K326 chromosome 10, ASM71507v2, whole genome shotgun sequence, the DNA window attcgatgactcagcctcaggtctggctggaatagcataatatcggggctgggccctactaCTATGAACAACATCCCGAGGACGAcctcctactggctggcctccacctctaggtgcatgacctccacctctaacacctcgacccctacctctagctggcggAGCGAGCGGTGGAACACCCGGTGctggaaccatagcacgagaactctggtgctgagaactgctcggaGCTTTGGGGTAAAACCTGGCATTGTGCCTCGTATCactacaagtataacaagccctcagaTGATGGGACTACTGACCCTGacggcctgagtaaccaccctcaaaactctggagcggaggtgcactgtaGGGAAACTGATAAGAATACTTCATATGAGAACCACGGGCACCTGTagcaccatgagaagcctgaagtgctgaatgaaacggcctaggaggatggcccctacaaaaaatatctctacctccagatgaggcactactAAACATGCCAGAATGATgcggcctcttgtcagacccctgaccactccgctgtaatagaaccatctcaactcgcctGGCCATATTGGCTGCATCCTTgaaggaaatctcactccctgcCTCCTTATccatctacaatctgataggATGAGatagtccctcaatgaacctcattACCccctctctctcagtgggaagtataataaGAGCATAACAGGAAAAATCAATATAtatggtctcgtactgagtgacggttatagaaccctgctggagatgctcaaactgcctccgatagccctctctctgagtgataggaagaaacttctccagaaataccTGAGAGAagtgatcccaagtcaaagccgatgacccagctggtctagccaaacaatattctctctaccaagtcttggcggCACCTGACAggcgaaaagcagcaaagtcgaccccattggtctccactatccccatgttccgtagaacctcatgacaattATCCAAGTAGTCCTATGGATCCTCTGAAGACGTACCACCAtaggtagtagtgaagagcttggtgaacctgtccaacctccacaaagcatcagcagATATAGCTAccctatcaccggtctgagctacaataccgctgctggagtctgaaactggggagccatctgctccggagtgcgggtagcaggagtctgtgctcctcccccaacctaagagacggctggtgctacaggaagtaaacATGCTTTGGTAACATTCTCCATAAGGCCTagtagacggaccagagcatcctggagtaccagggtagcaatgaacccctctgggacctgagctggtcttGCTGAAACgatctgggctggaacctcatcatcaaactcaacctgagacTCCGCCGATGGTGCTGTTACTTTGGGCTGAGCCTTGTacctgcctcgacctctagcataGCCTCGGCCTCATCCTCTACCCCTTGTAGGAGTTGCCACTAGGGGCTCGGGATGTTGATCAACGGATGAAGAAgcacgtgttcttgccatctgcaaaagaacagagtagaagttcaattaacattgagaaatcaaattgcacgatagagaagaatagatgtgaagtcattcctaaactctgtagcctctaggggataagcacagacatctccgtaccgatccctcagactctactaagtttgttcgtgaattgtgagacctaagcaacctagagctctgataccaacttatcacgacccgaatttcccaccgtcgggatcgtgatggtgcctaacattgaacccgctaggcaagccaacgttactgATTTTTTTACccatttactttatattttagcAATTTACAAGTTAACATAACATAAGCAGCGGAATGAAATGCGGAAGCACAAAATTTAACATTGTAACTAAATACTAGTatgaaatccaaaatacaactccacCCAGAACTAGTGTTATAATGTCATggactatctacgaatactacaaatagtggtCAGAATAAGAAAATACAAGTCTGTCTCAGAAATAGTAAAAACATAAGgaaataagatagaaggggacaccAAGGCttgcagacgcctgcaggactacctcaggtctccactggactgaaggcagcaaccttaACCTATGGTCCGTATGCTCAAGtactgggatctgcacatagtgcagagtgtagtattagcacaaccgaccccatatacagGTAAGTGTCGagactaacctcgacgaagtagtgacgaggctaggacacaacatCCATATAAACCTGTGTAATTTAATCATATACGAGAAGCAATAATAACAAGAATTAGCAGAATATGAGGGAAAAAGGGGAACATGCTGAGGGAGATATCAGGTTATGACAATGAtatggtaaagcgacaaagtAAACATCAAACTTGAAGCAAAGGAAATAATAACACAAAagcaagtgcacgacatcactcttcgtgcttttattctcgtcctcatcataaaatcaatagaatcaGCACGACATttcccttcgtgcttttactctctcatgatcatggcacaacatcacccttcgtgcattaacactcacaatattggcacgacatcatccttcgtgcattaacactcacaatatcgtgcgcggcatcacccttcgtgctttacacacTTCCTTACTCAAACAAATGCAATGACAACATCCTAGCAAGGAAATCAACAACAGAAACATCAAATAGAAACAATACCGTCCCGGCAAGCgagtcaacaatagaaacaataatatcataccggcaagggaatcaactataaccaatctagtttcaacagttacttcacaaaataaatctcaacttgaacCAATACTCGACAATGGTCAATTACCTAGAATTActgagaggagtatatttaaacggacttttcagttattgtttttcacttttcaaaaccctaaaacataagaggcgatttttcaaacaacctttcttctccaaatcaattgtaagtcatttttaactagttttcttcaatcactaacatcttttaacatgatttcatcttcaaatcaattattttcataggggaaattgggtgttttgggtagaacctaggttttcacaaaaatggggatttggacctcgatttgaggtccgatttcaaaacaaattacatatttgagctcaagggggaatgggtaatcgggttttggtccgaatttcggatTTGGACCAAGctggcccggggtcgatttttgactttttgggaaaatctttatataatctattttcatgcattagaattgattcatttagtatatattgatatcgttaagcaaattgtggctagatacaagcgagttgtGGTGGAAATAAGAGGTAAAACGataattgaggcttgaattgtgttcgttgcatcgaggtaagtgtttggtctaaccttagcttgaggaattaggagttgtgtcctatttgatATTTGCTTCTTGTCAAGtatgatgtataggcatggtgacgaatatctatacgttggtgtcaagcatgtccgtgagtcttatattgtgattttcatgattttgttgtattatttatgccttggtgaagattccAATTGTTgaataaagtttgtggaaagaattgtgacctatgaacattgaggagcgttggctcaagttgtgtagcgaaattgtgaaagtataagtgacaatttgaacttttagagctttggctcaagttgtgaaatgcgttgtgaaagtataagcgataatcgaacctctagagcatgggctcgagttgtgaagtgaattgtgaagtaaaattgtgaaagagaagagatccttatgttgtcacccttgccgggctattgttgatttaattgtgttcccttgctgggatttctattattattttatttattcccttgcccctttgtttgtgattgttgtttgggtgaggaagagagttaaagcacgaagggtgatgccgtgcattatttgttattgtgagaaaagagtgtaaagcacgaatggtgatgccgtgccacacgatgtaccattccgtgccgattttattgattatatggtgaggaaatagagtaaaagcatgaagggtgatgccgtgcacatttttattatatgatttctTGGGTGAGGACGAtagtaaaaacatgaagggtgatgccatgcaattGTTGATtcctgattctttgttgatatccgagttatgttgtttctttcattacctgttgttatttgatttacttcgaggttatagatccccttaccctatttgccttgtgattgttgtttgggtgaggaatagcgtaaagcacgaagggtgatgtcgtatattgttttggtgagaacgagagtaaaagcacgaagggtgatgccgtgcaaattgttgatttctacttccttgttgatattctagttatgttgtttatttccttacttgatgcctttctatttGGAACTATTATGTCCCCCATAGCATGTTTCctccctcccacattgactggttatttctgtatttctttttcgttgtatatatatatatgaactgcataggtttatttggtagtatgatcctagccttgtcactacttcgccaaggttaggctagacacttcccagcacatggggtcggttgtgctgatactacactctgcactgtgtgcagatctaggagcagctttcggatagtagttggagggcttccttcagtccactcggagacccaaggtagacctgcaggcgttcgcaggccctggcgtctccctctatctctatttcctgtttcatttcctttgttcagaaacagtgtattgtattttgttttttcttcagaccttgtatgtagtaactcttagacagcctgtgatattgtgacaccaggttttgggatatTTGAGGTTTTAGAAGTTGTAATAGGCatagccttaagatatataattgttgacttccgcttatttattcaAAATTCCGCTTTTGTCATATTATCGgcttgtgtttgttaaaagaGGCAAAAATGAAGgtgtagcaagtagttaaggtttggcttgcctagctcccatttgtaggcgccatcacgactcccgagggtgggaaatccgggtcgtgacaggagGTCAGGGCACGGTGTTGGTTTAGGTGACCGAATTGGAGGATGCTATTCGTGTCCTTTGATCTGAGCGGGCAAACAATGCTGAGATAGCCGCACTCAGGGAGGCAAGGTCTGGCGAACGGGTTGGTAGTCTCGAAAAAGATGTTTTGGACCGAAGGAGCAGATCACCATCCTTGAGGCCGAGAAGGCGAGGCTGTTGGCCCAACCATCATCCTCTCATACTTCTGCTTTCCCTTATGTTCCATGACACTTATACGAGATATGGATCCATGCCGAGACTCAGCTGGACATTTATAGGAACTTGATGATGGTAGGAAAGGTTCCTAAGGCCGATTTTAAAGATGCTCGTGCCAAGGCACGTGAGGCTAGGATTGCTTGTGGTTATCATCCAGCTACCCCGGGTCCGGCGACAACGAGAAATAGGGCGAATTGGGCGATCAAGAAGAGGATGCCTGGTACGAGGATGAATACCCACAAGGTGATGACAGAGATAGTGGCGATGAAGGTGGGGACGATATGTAGTGCTTTGTACTTAGTTTTTGTTTTTTCTCTCCTCCTCTTTTTTGTGGGGGCCTTTCTGGCTCTTTGTAagatattgtatatattttttggagTGGAATGATCACAAACCTTTGTTGTGTGTTATTGtgcccttttatttttctttgaatgtttTTTCTTCAGAAGAAATGTGTtggtatatgctattttgaacaTGGTCGAGTATATCTTCGATTGAATTTGGGTGAAGTCCCATGTCGTCGTTCTTAACTAAAAACGAAGTTAACTTGTAACTCGAACTCAAGTCAAGTTGAGCATGAGTTGAATTAGAGCGAGGTCGAATATAATTTTTAATCAATTTGAACGAGGTCTAACATActaattcgaacaaggtcgaaatatgagttaattcgagcgaggttgaatgtgagttaattcgagcgaggtcgaatgtgagttaactcgagcgaggtcgaatgttgactCTTAGTTGATTCGAAAGAGGTCAAATATGAGTTGATTCGAGCGAGGTAGAATATGATTCGAGCATGGTTAAATATGAGTcgattcgagtgaggtcgaatatTGACTTTTAGTCGATTCGAACAAGGTCATATGTTGACTTTTATTCGATTCGAATAAGGTCAAATGTGAgtcaattcgagcgaggtcgaatgttgactctgttgattctaacaaggtcaaatgtgagttgatttgagcgaggtcgaatgttgactCTGTTGATTCAaacaaggtcgaatgtgagtcgattcAAGCGAGGTTGAATGCTGACTCTTAGTTGATTCGAACAAGGTTGAATGTGAGTTTGTTGAACGGTGTGGAGTTAAAACTTGAAGACAGATACAGGCGAACGTCATGTGTTTGTATGATTTGTTTACATACATATATTAGAGAAGTTTACGCATTTTCTGGGATGGTACTCCaatcccagtctatctagtccctttatTGTTCGTCCTGGACAAGAACTCGAGGGGTCAAGCAATAAATTTTCTAACGAGGAATCTCATCTGCTCGTGCTTTAACTTCGAATGCCCTCCTTGtctcctcgttaaaaacctccccgagaaaacccAGTTGGGAACTcaggtgagggaaaaagagtacggcTCGGAGAACATATTTCCTTAGAAGTTGAAGTGCTTGAGGTgggatatgttccaattgtttggtaattgttttccttccattgtttgtAGTTGGAACAACCCTTTGCTTGTTGCCGCTGTAATTTTGTATGGGCCATCCAAATTAGTCCCTAGTTTCCTTCTCGTGGATCCTTACTTGCCTGTGTTAAGGCTTTTAGCACGTAATCTCCGACTTTGAGTGGTCTTGTCTTGGCTTTTTTGTTGTAATATTGCTTTGCCTGTTGTTTCTAAACGAGCATTCTTATGTAAGCCATATCTCTTTATTCTTGAGTATCGTCGAGGTCTTGCCTCCTACTTTCGTTGTTCCTGTCCCGCTCTCGTGTGATTACCTTAAGTTTGGTTCTCTAACCTCGAACGGTATTACTACATCGGTCCCATAGACCAGTGAATATGGTGGTTCCCTTGTGCTTGATTTCGGCATTTTGCAGTATGCCTATAGCACTTCAGATAATAACTCCGGCCATAGTCCCTTAGCATTTTTGAGTTTCTTcttcatgatattcaatattgACTTGTTGGAGGACTCCGCTTGTCTATTGGCTGCAGGATGATATGGCGTtaagagtattcttttgatgtgccatttCTCGAAGAACTCGATGATCTTTTTTCTGGTGAATTGAGGCTTGTTGtcacaactgatttctttggggaggcCAAAGCAACATACGATATTTCTCCATATGAAAGTGATCACTTCTTGCTCTCGTATTTGGGAGaatgcacctgcttccacccatttggaaaaatagtcagttaaaactaaaataaatcGTACATTACCTCATTGTGATACCAAGAACTAGAGGAATTTTCCCAAGGTTACTCCGAAGGTGCACTTCTCGGGATTTAGCTTCATGTCGTACCATGTGAGTATGTCAAAGGCTTCTTTCAGGTGGTCAATGTGATCCTCCTGAAAGTTCAAGAGGGGGGGTGAAttgtatatttttaaaacttaatCTCTATTAGTTGACTAGTTTATCAATTAGTCTACTAGATGCAATGACCTAACAGTTATAATAGCATAATGTAAAACACAGAAAGTAAGTGCAAGAATTAAAGACACCgaaattttatactggttcagattTAATGTGAATTCTAGTCCAGTCTCCTTGGGTTGCAAGGAAGTTCTCTTTAGTAAATGCATTTCTCTGAGTGCAATAGAAATGACGTGATATCTCAGTTCTTATAACCCTCGTCTCTTTTGATACAATGCATCACCAGTGTTGTACTCTCCTTTTTTCTCTGACTTGTTACACAACAGATCTTAGAGAACTACAATATTTGTATgcagtagaacaaagagaggattttaggttcgatcaaagtatatttGTCTAAGGCTTGATGCTGAGTATAAATACTTTGGTGAAGACCGCTTTCTGATGAGACTTGACAACCCTAGAGATTTGATCCTTAgaaagagattgattctttccaagaatgaGATTGcttgccattgctcttccttgatgAGAGGAAATTAACAGCTTTCCTTCTACAATTGTTAATGATGAGGGTTTACTCCTTGATTTTTGGTCCTTCCGAAATTAGCCGCTCAGCTACTCTTCTCACAGAATCTTCAATGCTTTttgactgcttcaatcttctgGATTTGAATGTGCTGGCCTTGATTAATGCCTTAAGTTTAGGCTTGCTTGATTATTTCCATCACAATCTTTGTTGATTGATTTCCTTCCTTAGGCATCTAGATTTGctgattgattcctttccttaagCATCCAGATTGACTCCAACAATCTTGTTCTTCCTTAAGTAGCTCCTTGATTCCTTGTTCTTTTGTAATTGATTTCCTGCACAGatatattatttgcatcattaaaattagatctaacaatctccctctttttgatgatgacaaaataatatatatgtttAAACACCAGTTGACTTCCTTGTGTTTTACTCCCACTTAATGTATGCAGTTTGATGGGTTGATACTCCCCCTCAGTTCATGCAGTTGACTCGTCCTTGTTTGGAGTCGACTCCTGCCATAGAGGATGCTACTTTTGCCACACAGTCGACTATACCTGTACAGATATAACATATACTCTTCTCCCCCATTTTGGCATCAGCAAAGAGGGAATAAACCAAGAACTAAACAGAATATATAGTATTTAAAGAGCAAAGTTATAGTCCCAAAAAACAGAAATTATCCAATGGCTGAGATAACAGCCCAAAATAACACAGCAAAAAAATTGTCTTAAGCAACCACATTAACGACGCAGAAAATAAGTAAGAGTGTTGCAGATGGCCTCCTTCAATTGTTCAAAGCTAGCATTAGCTGAGATGCTCACTCCATCCAGCCTGTCATGAATCTCCTTAAAAGATTTGACAGCATTCTACCTAACTCTCAGAACAACAACTCTAATCTTTGACACATCAGACCCTGTTTTCTTGGAGATGGAATGAATGTCACCAACAATAGACTGAGTGGCTGTGAGGAGATTTTTTATTTCCGAGAGTTGAGTGTCAATGGCACGAAGCTTTTCACCAAGGTCAGAATCACCGGGGCTGGGATGAGAGGCAGAGGGTTTAGGTTTGGGCTCTATAAGAGCATGCTTTGCTTCACCTTCGTGCTTCTTAACCTAGGAGCCTTTCATACTCACATATCACATACTTGCAAAGGCTCTAGAGTTGTAAGACTTAGAAATAGTGATTAAGGTATAATTAGATAGGGAAATTTGATGAGCTTCCAGAATGTGAGTGATTGTCATGCCATAGGGTAGGCTGGTGGAATCTTCAACAATTTCAATCATGAAATTAATGACCCAGGAGGATAACTTGATTTTGAGTTTGGTCACAAGGCAGTATACTAACAAAGTGTCTCTTTGAGAGAAGGTTGAAAAGGAACCAGTGTGGGGAAGCAGAGTAGTTGCTAAAATGTGGGCCAGAATTCGAGTTTCAAAGCTAACATCACTGGGACCTAACTGGTTGGGAAGGGAATCAGAGGGACATTCAGCAATATAATGTTTGTCTTGgtcaaaagaaatttcaaaatcattCGGCCAGGTGTTTTTGAAAAGCATAGGAAAACCAGAACATCGACATTGAAATAGCGAATCAAACAGGGCACAATTAAGAACAATGCATTTTCCTAACACTATTCTAACCTGTCAGGATTACTAGAATGGAGATTGGCATAAAACATCTTTACCAGGGGCTCATAGACCTTAGGCGGAGGAATAGAGAGGAACTTAGCCCACCATTTATGAACAAAGAGGTTTTTGACCTTACAATTTAGGGCTTCCATGTCGTCAAGGTCGACTACCCTTCCATGAGCAACGACCTTGTCCTTTAGAGTAATGATGAAATCCCTATTTGGAGAATCCTAGAAATTTAGGTCGGATTCTAGAGAGCCATAAAAATCAAACTTGGATTTCTTTTGGGTAGAGGAAACACGGGGGGTCTTCCATGGGTCGTTTTCCTAGGGCTTTTTCTCCTAAGTTTTGAGAGTGATTAGAGAAATCTCCCTGTGAAGAGGCAAAACCCTCAGAGTGGTCAGACCCTAGGTCTACCTGTTCTGGGGGCATAGAATGGGGTTTTGCTTTGGAGCGGGTACTTTTTCTGGTGGAAGCAAAGGGATTTCTGGGTTGtttggccattgaagaaaagtgGTTTGATCAGAGCTTTGGAGAATGGTTTGCTAGAGGAAAGAGATGAAAGTGACTGAAAGGGGTTCTCCAACTTAAGAAGAGAACCTTCTAATGGTTGAGTGCAGAAAAGGAAAAGGTGTCAGTTGAAGGGATGTGATGATTGGCTTTCCAACTTTGAACGACGAACTAAtgtgaaagaagagaaaaagagagggaaaaacGGAGGCGTAATAAATTCATGTGTAAAGGAAAATCATTACACCTGTAAAAGTATCTGTAGTACACATAAGTCCTATAGGTTATTAGTTAAACAAGTAATGCCAAGTAATTTTCTTAAAGCACAAAATCTATCCTCTAATAATGGCTTAGTAAAAATATCTACTAACTGATCAGTAGTTCCAACAAAAGATATTTCTATgtctcccttaagaacatgatctctaataaagTGATGCTTGATATTTATATGGTTTGCTCTAGAATAATGCACATGATTTTTTGAAAGACAAATAGCACTTGAATTGTCACAAAAAATTTGTATAGGTTTAAAAAAGAGTTTATAGTCACCCAATTGATAAGACATCCACAGTAATTGTGCGCAGCATTGTCCAATGGCAATGTGTTCACCTTCAGTAGTAGATAATGCAACTGATGCTTGTTTTTTACTATTTCAGGATATCAATGCTTTTCCAAGTAATTGACATGTACCATTTGTGCTTTTTCTATCTTCCTTCACTTGCAAAATCAGCATCTGAAAAACATTCTAATTTAAAAGAGTTAGAGTGAGGATACCATAGTCCATGAGTTACAGTCCTAATGAGATATCGAATGATTCTCTTCACTGCAGTCAAATGAGACTCCTTAGGAGCTGACTGAAACCTGGCACATTTACACACACTAAACATAATATCCGGTAGACTTGCCGTCAGATATAGTAATGATCCAATCATTCCACTATATTTAGTTTCATCAACTGGGATTCCTTGTTCATCTTTGTCTAGTTTGTTGAAGGACTCATTGGTGTGCCAATGGATTTTGCATTTCTCATGCCAAATTTTTGAATCTGCTCCTTTGTGTATTTGGTCTGACATATAAAGGTTCCTTCTTCAGATTGTTGAATTCTAATGAAGAATGTTagctctcccatcatgctcatttcgaatTCGCTTTGTATAAGATTTAAAAATTTCTTGCACTTAAGAGGGTTAGCactaccaaatataatatcatcaacataaatctGAATAATGAGATTACCTTCTGATGTTCTTTTAATAAACAAGGTAGTGTCTACTTTACCTCTTGTGAAGCCATgatcaacaagaaaagaactaAGTCTATCATACCAAGCACGTGgagcttgctttagtccatataATGCCTTAGTGAGCTTATATACATGGTAGGGAAACTTTGAATCTACAAACCCAGACGGTTGTTTCACGTATACTTCTTCCTCAATAAATCCATTCaaaaaggcacttttgacatccatctgaaatAACCTAAATCCTTTAAATGATGCGTATGCCAGAAGGATTCGTATGGATTCCAAGTGAGCTACTAGAGCGAAGGTTtcgtcatagtcgactccttcctgTTGTGAGTATCCCTGAGTAACTAGTCTAGCTTTATTCCTTACGACCTTTCCATCCTCGTTCAATTTGTTTATGAAGACCCATTTATTCTGATTACAGAAACATTTTCAGGTTTGGGTATCAGATTCCACACCTGATTTTTACTGAACTGATCTAACTCTTCCTGCATTGCTTGAACCCAACTTGAATCTTTTAGAGcttcctctatcttctttggttcAACCTAAGAGATTATTGTAACATTTGCTTTATTTTTGAGAGCTTCTCTAGTTTCCATTCCTTCATTTGGATCACCTATGATGAATTTTTGAGGATATTCAGGCTCGTTTCTACATTAGTAGTCGATTCGATTGGATGATCTGGTACACTGCTGCTGATTTCATTAGTTGACTCTATCATAGCAGATATATCAGTCGACTCTTGAGATTTGCTTGTCTCCTGAATTTCTTGAGCTTGATCTTCGTCACCTACAATAATTCCTTTCTCGACCAAGGGATTATTTTCATCGAATATAACATGTACAAATTCTTCCACACATAAAGTACGTTTATTATAGACTCTAAAAGATCTACTATTTAATGAGTAGCCCAGAAAAATACCTTTATCACTTCTTGGATCGAATTTACCAAGATTGTCCTTACCGTTATTGTGAATGAAACACTTACTTCCAACGGGATGAAAGTAACTGATATTGGGACGTTTACCTTTCCATAATTCATGGGGAGTCTTCTTTAGAATGGGCCTTATGAGACATCAGTTGAGAATGTGACATGTTGTACTTACACCTTCTGCCCAAAAATGATTTGGCAGTGAATGATCTAGTAGCATGGTTCTTGTCATATCTTGGAgagttctgttctttctttctaCAACCCCATTCTGTTGTGGTGATCGTGGTGCATAGAAATTATGAGTGTATCCCTGATCATTACAGAAATCTTCAAATGCTctactttcaaattctcctccatgatcactcTGAATTGTAGAGATCGGATATCCCTTTTCTCTTCAACCTTTTTGcagaaaacttcaaattttcttaATGCTTCATCCttatgagataagaaaattacCCAAGTGAAAcgtgaataatcatcaacaataacaaaggcATACCTCTTTCCTCCTATACTAGCAGTTCtagtaggcccaaataaatccatatgaagcaattgcaaaGG includes these proteins:
- the LOC142164954 gene encoding uncharacterized protein LOC142164954, which codes for MNSVRSNQTTYKSTGKGPESSGKGPARTKSTSTNTNERPKGWVWKAKNNSESSKANPLGPKQAWATKTCSKKLQKLMEEALNLGMTQKVNFKKTGCAIEDESGKTVLPGKRYKNVYILDGFEKIDGHICLTSMSDDPWLWHRKLGHASNAFDRNIVQHELVVGLPKLNFSRTHICDACEIGNRTSNSFKNKDIVSTSKPLQLLHMDLFGPTRTASIGGKRYAFVIVDDYSRFTWVIFLSHKDEALRKFEVFCKKVEEKRDIRSLQFRVIMEENLKVEHLKISVEPKKIEEALKDSSWVQAMQEELDQFSKNQNKWVFINKLNEDGKVVRNKARLVTQGYSQQEGVDYDETFALVAHLESIRILLAYASFKGFRLFQMDVKSAFLNGFIEEEVYVKQPSGFVDSKFPYHVYKLTKALYGLKQAPRAWYDRLSSFLVDHGFTRGKVDTTLFIKRTSEGNLIIQIYVDDIIFGSANPLKCKKFLNLIQSEFEMSMMGELTFFIRIQQSEEGTFICQTKYTKEQIQKFGMRNAKSIGTPMSPSTN